Part of the Marasmius oreades isolate 03SP1 chromosome 5, whole genome shotgun sequence genome is shown below.
AGTGAATCAGTTTCAAGGCATTCTCGCCCCTCAACCTCAGGGTGCTCGTTGGGAAAGCTCGAACAGTCTCTTCGCTTTTTGGATCGGGATTAATGACATCGTGAGTTGATTGGTTTTATTGATAATGGCAATAATTCTAACTAGGGCTTCTGGTAGGGAAACTCGTTCTCGTGGGTAGGTGAAGGGCACCATGACATCGTTTTCAACTTCAGGAGATCTTTCGTAGAACAACATCACTCATGTCGAGTTCTATCGCACCATTTTGAAGCGCTTGGATACTCAGGTAACGCAGTATACCCCTTTTCTGCGTATCGGGGCAAGCTCTTGAACATCTTGGCCTCCAGCTCGAGCTACTCTACACGAGTGGCGCACGGTCATTCTTGTTCTTGACCGTCCCGCCAACAAACAGATCCCCTCTCTTCCTCGATCAAGGACCGGATGTTGCTCACCGCATGAAGAATCTCATTACAGCATATAATAACGAACTCACACAATCAGTGAATACATTTCAAAAGATCCACAGAGATTTGGACCAGGTAACAATCTTCGACACACAAGGCATCTTCAATGCCCTGTTAGACAACGCGAAGACGCTAGGGTTCGTTAACGCCACTGGATATTGCGAAGCCTACGAGAATGGCACCAACGGAACCACAACCCAGGTCAAGGGGTGTGCCCCCGTATCAAGCTATTTGTGAGTTCTCCTTTCTGTACTCCGTCTCTACGATTATTGCTCACGGTTCATGGCAATCAGCTGGCTAAATTCGCTTCATCCCATGTTTACGGTCCACGAGTTCAGTCATTTCCTTCGCCTGGGTCTTTCGACTATTTCTAACAACCAGCCACAGCATTCTCGCACACGCTCTATCAACCTCTCTGAGTAGTTAGCCGCGATGCCTGAAATACCTATTTCTCAGTCACCCTCGTTTCTTTCCCCTTTCTTGTTCTACGCCCAGCTCTCAGATAACGCCTGTACGTTACGCGATGGGCAAATGCAGAAAATCATTCTATCATGCCATTcacttttttctcttcacGCTCGATCCTGGGAAACGCTCTGTCGTGGCCTTTCGGGACATCTTCAAAACTGAACTTCTCTTCTCCCTCGGGAAGATTTATCACTGGGTACGGTCAGTTTCACCGTTGTTTCAGCGATTAAAGGGTATGTAAGTGTTCTGAGGCAAATTCAAATTAGGCTCGAGGGAGGGAAAAGAAGTAGGCGGAATTTTCTCGCACTTTCGGTGACACAGGCACAAAAATAGCCAGTCAGAAGTGGTAAGTATTGGTACACGCTCATTCACATATAAATGCAGCCTGTGTCAAAATCAAGCTCAAAATCCACGTCGTGGGTTCTCTAGTACACTCCATTCGCCATGAAGCTTCTGCCTGTCCTCACCTTTGCGGCATTCACCTACGGGAAAATTATCTATGCCGGTGTCAATGAGGTCAGCACTTTCAGTACTGACCCCTAAAGCCTCAGCTTATCCGCACGAGTAGTCCGGAGGTGAATTCACTACCAATCATATCCCTGGTACCTTTGGCGTCGACTACTCCTTCATCAACAAGGTAAGTTTTTGTGTGCTGCTTCGCATTACCTGCACTTGCTGACCCCAATCACAGTCGACTGTCGACATTTTTGTTGACCAAGAAAAAATCAATCTTTTCCGAGTTACCCTCCTCATGGAGCGCATGTGCCCTCTAAGTACAGGACTAGGAAGCAGGTTCAATGAGACCGTGAGTGTGAACCCCCGCTCTATACTCGATTTATCGATGTGATTGTCGTTCCGTTAGTATTTCTCGGAGTTCGCAGATGCGATAAACCATATCACTGTAACAAAAGGCGCATACGCGTTATTGGATCCGCATAATTACATGCGATACAAGTTCGTGGCTTTTACCATATCTCAACGGGCGATGTTGACGCGTTGTATTATCTAGCGATCCCTCGGGTCAACCGTTCACCGGAAGCGTGAGCTTAAACTTCCAATGCATGGTTGACTGTATCTCATGCATTGCTTAGGTCATTGGCAATAGCTCGGACCCCACGGCAGCGACCACGCAGCAGTTCAAACAGTTCTGGACTGAGCTAGCCAGAAGATTTGTTCGCAACCCCAAGGTCATTTTTGGCATAAATAATGAACCGCACGATATGGTTCGTCTCTTTTCTGTTTCCGCGAGTGAAACCTGCTCATCGTGATGGAACTCCATCGTATACACCCAGCCCACCGAGCTCATTCTTGCGAACAACCAAGCAGCCATTGACGGTATCCGTTCCACTGGTGCTCGACAGCTCATCCTTGCTCCCGGTAATGGCTTCACTGGCGGTCATACATGGACACAGATCACTGGGAACGGGGACGCGCCAAGCAGCGACTTTTTGAACAAGTTAAGGGATCCATTGCATAATACCGGGATTGACATCCACGAGGTGAGTAGGAAGTCGTTGACTACACGATTTAGTTCGCTGAATACCCTGATAATGTCAACGTAGTATCTCGGTAAGTCAATCTCTACACCTCCATCATTCTAGGAATCTCACCGCGGTCAACGGGCAGACGTTGACTTCTCTGGACAACACGATAACTGTACACAGCCGGGTaaatgtttttttttccaagGATGAATGGACTTTACTAATGATGACAACCTTAGGTCCCGAAAATCTCGCGGCAGTTACGGCTTGGCTCAAAGAAAACAATCTTAAGTCGGTGCTTCCCTCTTCCGCTCGAATAACTACTTCAACCATTCTTTCTCAAGGGCTGTACTCAGTGAATTTGGGGGAGGAAACAACGATGGTTGTCGACAGGTCGTTTATTCCATTTTGTCGCCTCGATTGCTGCTGGCTTTACTGACGTATAATCTTGCCTTTAAAGGCGTTGGACGATCTTTTGAAATATCTTGCTGCGAATGACGTATGGATCGGTTGGACAATGTGGGCCGCCGGACCAAGTAGATATCTGTTATTCCTTCATACCGAAAGAGTTTCTAACACGTCCTTCGTAGTCTGGGGAACAAATTCTCCTTGTTGTGGAGCTGACACAGGCAGCTTGGAGCCCGGAGATTTGGATGTCCTGGGAGAGCCCAAGTACGTCTCCTGTTCCTAGGGTCCAGCATGACTCTGAGATTGATTGACTGATATTAGCGCGTTCACTACCATATGGAAACCAACTATCAGACCTAATATTCCTGTGCGCGGTAAGCGGAACACACGACTTCTACAGGTGCATCTTGATTAATAGACTGATTGCTTGTTCGTTGCGATAGATCTGAAGAGGAGTGGGGTGTCCAGTTTGCAATAACCTATCACTGTACCGATGTTGGGAAATAAATTTCCGGGGCTCCTTAGGCCAGCATCAGCTGCATACATGTATCGTACCAAGTTGTTTCTCTGAATATACAATTTCAAGCGACTGTGGTGACTTTTCGCCATTTGTTGTCCTGTGTACTCGTCTCTCTCGACTCAAATCTCAGTACTTACAGGATTACAGCTATCTTCACgccggttttttttttgcgagaaagaaaagaaacgagAAAGAAAATATAACTGAAGAGATTCTCTTTTGACTTGCGAGATATAGGAAATATCCGAGAGCACCGGCCTGGCACCGGTGCCCAAACCGCAGCACGTGACGTCAGATACTCCCACTTTCAGCTAATTTGCACGATGGTCTCGAAAATAGGGGAACCCTGGAGCAGCAATGTCTCCTGCCGACACCCCGCCAGAATTTCGAGGATTTGATACCTTCACCACCATGGAGCTCAAAAGAGATCGTCGTATGGCCGAAGTGGGTGCAAAGATGGGAACCAAATATGTCGGACCTATCGCACCGCAAGCCTTCCTTGATAAATATCTTCCCTCTACCCAGGCAATAGTCGAGCTCAATGAGGAGTCGAAGGAGGCGTTGTCGAAGGTGGGCAGAGTGAAACACCAGGTCGCGATGTATCCTCTCATGGTATGTTCCACAATCCCTACTTGAGTACAGGTGTCGGCGGCTGATGGGGATATGTCTCAACCTCGCGCAGATCAATGCGCTGGAAGGTTTACGTTCGAACTCCCTTGAATTTGTCGACACGCACGCTCATCCGTACAACTTTGTATGGGGTCATCAGCCGGACCTCATCAAACCAGACATCACCGCTTACAGTAAACCGTCCAAGCGCAGGCGACTGAACGATATTACACTTGCAGAAGTGTTTATGGAGTTCAAACTCGATGAAAAATCAGATGGGTTCCATGATGATTCGGCTGTGCCAATGGGAGGAGGTGAAAGGCCGTCTTTCGAAAAAGAAACCGATACCGCTTGAGATATACGAGACCAAATGGCCACTTACGCCGGTGCTATCTTGTGGTCTCAATTCCGAACCCATCTTTTCTCTATCCAGGTCACACGAACTCGGGCACGTTTGATTCGTTGGGACAGAGAGGGAGCCGTCGTCACTTCCTCATTCACTTTCGCAGAAGAGCCGTACCTGGTTGAGTTTGTGAAACGGTATGGTGATGCTGTACCGGAGGACCGTGGCCATGGCCGGTGCGTGGAGGAAGTGGAGGATGCTGCTGTTGTGAACAAGGTCCGCGAAGCACTTCAAGGCCATCTCAACTTAACGGGCAGGGTGTACCAGTTCACCTTCCCCAACGAGCGGGATCGCAACTCGCCAGCTATCTATTATGGAATTGCGGTCCCCTCAAAGGGTACTGCATGTCCTACCGGTAGATCTACTCGAGGATTTATCGTCGTCGATGTCAAGGCTATCTAAAAGAGACCTGGCGTGTCCTGAAACGGGATATCCAGAAGGAAGGAGTTGTTTATGAGCAGCTGGAAAAGAAGGGGGTTAAGAAGATTCCGGGTGTTTTTGCGTGTTGAGACGCTGTTGGGAAGTGGCGGAAAACGGACACCAGCTCCCATTCGACGAAAGACCAAGCAGGACAGAGACCTTATCAACACTACTTTATCGTTCTCGACACGATTGGTCGTAGCCTGACAGATTTCAAAACACTCGGCGAGCTTCTCAACGCTATGAAGGACGCTTTACAGGGTGAGTTGCAGTTCTAGTTCAACATCACGCCTTCCCGGAATGGAGTCTCTTCAATTACAGCCCACTTTGAAGCCTGTAGCAAGGCCAAAATCCCACACCGCGACATCAGCGTCGGAAACATTCTTATCACCGAGGAAGGAGGAATCCTCATTGATTGGGATTTCAGTAAACCTCTAGACATGATTACCCATGAACGCTCAGTGAGCAGAATAGTGCCTTTGTTATCATTTCCGTTGTTGTTGACTGTTGTCTGTAGGCAACGTGGCAATTCATGTCAGCGAAACTCCTCTTAAACGAAAATCCCCCTGTTCCCCACCTTATCGCGGATGACTGCGAGGCTTTCTACCACGTCCTGTGCTGGATGTTCTGGAAATACTGTCGTCATACACTTACTGACTGCGAGGTGTCAGAGAAGCTTGCTGCGATCTACGACTGGTCTTGGCAAGGTGATCAGAATGTTGTTACCGGAGGAACACAGAAGATGCTTGTACTCCGGGCCCAAGAAATGGAGCGAAGAAAATGGGCTTTAGGAGACCAAACACCCATCGTCAACTTGATTCTTCAGCTGGAGGATGCCCTCAGTGTCCGTTATGTCTCCCCTCCCAATGTTCCCGAAGAACTCCTTTATCGAGATCTAGCAAGTCGCTATCCAGCTGATGCTCCTGTGTTGAAATGTCAAAAAGCGTGGAAGTTTGAGACATATGTCCCAAAGCTCGAGAGTTCCGAATGGTTTTGGGAGCAGTTCCGTGTTGCTACACTGGACCCAACGAAACTGCAAGATCCTCCTGTCCTCCGCAAGGTCACTAACCGTGACGACAGCCGAACTGCAAATCTCAAGACGAAGACGCTCATTATTCCTGAGCAGGACAAGGATAAAGAGCTTCCTGCGCCGAAGAAGCAGAGGCTAGCTCCACGCCCGAAGAGCGGCTTAAGGCGTAAATAGTCGGACACTTTCCAACACGGTCATTAACGGGTTGCTCCCTTAGCCAGAGTTTTAACGACCTTGTGCAATGTCGTTCGCTATATGTACTTGTGTAGTCAACTCGCGGCAAATAAGAAGAGTCGTCAAAAGTTCTAGAACAggaaagaggaaagaaaatTCTGGAAATCTATAGAACGCGTAAATAGCATGTAAACAATCGCACGGCGCGTTGGCGCCCGTCTTGGTCCATTTTCCTCCTCACCTCGCTCTCAGGATAATTAGTAGTGAGCTCTATCCGTGCGTACACCGCTCCATATGCATTCGGTCATGAAATGGAAACGATAATCAACGAAAAAATCTCTTAGGTTTAGATCGCTGAAGCGAAATCAGTACTATGGCCCTTCCACCTTCGACCGCAAACTGGCATtggaaaaacaaaaacgTCACAAAATGGGGGAAAGATTGGTTCGAGCAAGAGTTGCTGGCCGTTCGCGTAAagggagaaaaagaaggagaagaattgTTTATTTCTGATGTTAAAGAAGTAGATGGTGACATTGAGCTCGGTCAGAGGAAGAGCAAGTAAGTTTTCTGCCTTGTTTTTTATTCTCTTTTGTTCTTTgtttcctttgatatagagCTCTTTTTCTATCCCTGAATGGATGGTGCGCGATACTCATTGTTTTTCAAAGGTTGATTACAATCTACGACTGCAAAATCAGTCTGGCATTCGAAGGGACCGCTTCCGATGGGACATCTGTTCAGGGAACGATTCAAATTCCTGAAGTCTCTCATGAAATTACAGTCGACAAGACGTCAGACTACTCTGTACGTTGTGCCTACACCAAGTGCTTTTCACGTTTCATTTGAAAACTGAAATCGAAAAACGAATCCACAGTACTACTGGTCTCCTTCTGCCTCCTCCCCTACAGTGGACGCTCTCATTGCTCAAATGCGCAAGTCGTTCCCTCCGATCCTAGAAGAAATATTTGCCAGATTCCCAGCTGCGATGATCGATACTCATGGAAAAGATCTTACCGTGAGCGCAGATCCAAGTCGGGCGGGTACCCCTGCACCTGGAGCGTCGTCCTCTTCGGCTTCCggaacagcagcagcacccACTACTGCTTCCGCCACAACATCAGCTAAAGTAGAGAAGAAGGCAGGAAAGGTGAACACGTCGACTGTAGAAGTAGAAGCTACGCTGGTAGCCACTGCGGATGATTTGTTTAGCCTCTTGACGGATGAGAAGCGGATTCCGATGTGGACTAGAGCTCCTGCCCAGGTAACTCTAACACTCGATTCTAGTTTCTATCGTTGCTGATACGTTTTTTTCGTTGTAGTCTGCCGCCAAAGCTGATACGGACTATTCGCTTTTCGGTGGAGGTGTTAAAGGAAAGTATATATCATTGGAACCTCCGAAAAAGGTTGTCCAGACTTGGAGTCTGTCGAGTCCTACGTGGCCCGAAGGTCGGTTTGTATTTGAGCATGATGGGCTGGGTCGAACTGAATATACGATTGTATCGTTCGATAGGACACGCCGCCACATTGACGACGACTCTTGACCAGTCTTCTGAATCGACCAAGGTTACATGGGTTCTGCAAGGTATTCCAAAAGGTCAGGAAGATGAAATCAAAAATAATTTGGAGGGCTACTAGTGCGTACAATTTCACCCCTCAGTCCGTCTGATACGTTCGTACTAATATCTACTCAGTATCCATGGTTTGAAATCCATCGGGTACGTTCAGCTATTCCCGTCACCCCCGAGTCCTGTTCGCTTCACCTCTCGTCGAGAGATGAAAAAGAAACCCACCACCCATTCTTCTACTTCTTCGACGTCGACGTATTATGCTGTCGGAGTGATCGCTGTCTTGGTGGTAGTGGCTGCATTCTCGATACCGTATTTTGGTGGTGCGCCATCGAAACGGTGACAAAGATCGGCCGTCTCTAGAGACGATCCTTTTTTCGTTCTTTTTATTTCTGCGGGTAACATTATTGAGCTATCGCTGACTTTTTACTCTCTCTTCTTTTTGCATCCTTTTGTCGCCCTCATCCCCCTCCGCTACGCAATATGATACACATTTGGATTTTTCATGCCGTGTCCTACTTTGTACAGACTGGGAAGTATTCTTTGAATCATTTAAAGAAGAAATCGGATgctgtaggctattactagGCAGTTGATAAAATCATGATGGGAAATGATGTACTTTTTTATTTTAGATGAAGTGCGATTCGGATTGTTGGTCGACGTCCCTTCAAATCAATGTGTTTCCTCATGTTCGAGTGAGTTCGTTGCATCCTTTACAACGTTGAAAGTTGAAACTAGGCTGCCACTGACAGATGCCAAGAggtttgaaatttgaaaggcGGGAGCCAAatgggaaaaaaaaagacgcCCAGCTTTTGCTGAATCTCTTCTTCGCACACCCACGCTGCTTACCTTTCCTTGAAATGAGATATCGACTGGACATAAAACCGCTGAAAGTATTGACAGATACAGGTTACTATGTAACGCCTCAATCACATCTAATCACCGTttcctttgtccttcaaatcgAACTGTCCAACCTTGGTTTTGGACGGTAATAGGTAAAACTTGTTAGCACAGGTGGGTGATAGATTGGATCAACATTCAAGGGATAAAAAGGAAGCTTACATCTCCTCTCCTCAGCACAAAAAACCACGCCGCCCCAGGAGAAATGGGTTACTATATGGCCGTCAACTTCATCCTCGcttctctcttcctctctaCGGTGTATGTTCGCGCGGATTCCATGTCCAATGGAACCGATCCAAAATTCTGGGCTGCTTTGCAACCTTCAATCGGCTCAAACGATGTCATATCTGCATCTGACCTTTTCGTACAACCAATTTTGAACAAAAGATTCACCCCGTTCGCAGGTCTTGGGCAAGGCTTGCAGAATATCACTGTCAGGCAATCCGGGTGTCCAGTCCCGTGCGGGGGAGGATGCTGTCAATCTGCCGAAACATGCGTAAGTTCAGATCTCTCTTATGCATCACGGTGATGATGGAAGATGTTGATGAAAACTTGATTATCGTGTAACAGTGCTCGGACAACGGTTGCTGTAACGCGGGAGAAAAATGCTCCGCCGGTACCAGTGGTGAAATTGGCTGCTGCCCGTCGACCTACCTGCAATGTGCCACTGGTGGTTGTTGTCCACCTGGTGCACAATGTTGTACCGACAGCGGAGGCGGATGTTGTCCAGCTGGTTGGCACTGTTGTGGAAACCAGCAATGCTGTCCAGGGGACGCAGGTGGAGATGGTGGAGGAAGTGGGCCAGGTTCGGTCTCGTGTGGAAACGACAAAACATGTCCTTCCGGGCAAAGCTGTTGTGGAGACGGGTGTTCTGAACAAGGGTCACAGTGCTGCCAGGACCATCAGTGTTCTAATGGCGCTCAGTGTTGTGGCTCTGGGTGTTTCGACTCGGGTTCCGAGCAATGTTGTGATGGAAAGGGGACGTGTCCCAACGATTCTACGTGTTGTGGGGACGTTTGTTGTACTTCCGGTCAGACTTGTCAGAATGGAAGTTGTCAGGGGAGTGCGCCTCCTccgccgccaccaccaccaccaccaactaCTGATACTAGCACGAGCACGAGCACGAGCGCGACTACCTCTACTTCAATTTCGTTTGGTGCACCTCCTTCAACCGCTACCCCTAACCTTCCCCCTCCTCCTAATACCGGTCGCCCGACTTCCACGCCCGCTCTTGGCGGTGGAACTGGAATCGGTGGAACAGGAACCTCGCTATCGCTAGGTCCTGACTCTGAAACCACATCAGCGCAGGCTGATGCAACTAGCCCCCCAAATACAGGAGTTTCTATGTTCCAACCTCACTTTGTTCACTTACTTTTCGTTTCTTCTATGGTTCTGTTCTTACTCTAAGCTATCCGAaagtttctgtttcttcatGTAAATATGTTTTTTTTGTTGCGTTCATTCATCGGGGTTCGTATAGATCAGGACATGACCGCTACATGACTGTACTGTATAGCTTACTATCAAACGGTAGTTACTAGATATGCGGTGAAATATTTACTATAAGGTCC
Proteins encoded:
- a CDS encoding uncharacterized protein (CAZy:CE16), which codes for MASRRALLLVLFTALGSWSKLTWGNTKFLFAFGDSYTTVGFNISAGVDSPVPGFTSSNGPNWVQALGGRYNVTNTRVFDLASGGATIDAALVPPFLPTVLSIVDQVNQFQGILAPQPQGARWESSNSLFAFWIGINDIGNSFSWNNITHVEFYRTILKRLDTQLELLYTSGARSFLFLTVPPTNRSPLFLDQGPDVAHRMKNLITAYNNELTQSVNTFQKIHRDLDQVTIFDTQGIFNALLDNAKTLGFVNATGYCEAYENGTNGTTTQVKGCAPVSSYFWLNSLHPMFTVHDILAHALSTSLSS
- a CDS encoding uncharacterized protein (CAZy:GH5), which codes for MKLLPVLTFAAFTYGKIIYAGVNESGGEFTTNHIPGTFGVDYSFINKSTVDIFVDQEKINLFRVTLLMERMCPLSTGLGSRFNETYFSEFADAINHITVTKGAYALLDPHNYMRYNDPSGQPFTGSVIGNSSDPTAATTQQFKQFWTELARRFVRNPKVIFGINNEPHDMPTELILANNQAAIDGIRSTGARQLILAPGNGFTGGHTWTQITGNGDAPSSDFLNKLRDPLHNTGIDIHEYLDVDFSGQHDNCTQPGPENLAAVTAWLKENNLKAVLSEFGGGNNDGCRQALDDLLKYLAANDVWIGWTMWAAGPIWGTNSPCCGADTGSLEPGDLDVLGEPNAFTTIWKPTIRPNIPVRDLKRSGVSSLQ